The sequence CTCCGCCGAGACCATTGCCTCGCGCAAGGAGTTCCGGGGACACGTCACCGCAGGGGCCCTGCTGCTGCGCCCTGACGGCCGCGTACTGCTCGTGGAGCACAAGGCCCTGGGGAAGTGGCTCTTCCCCGGTGGTCACCTGGAGGAGACGGACGAGACCCTCATGGACGCTGCCCTGCGGGAGCTGGCCGAGGAGACCGGCATCGACCCCGGACTGGTCACCCCCGACAGCCCGATCCCCCTGCACATCGACGCGCACCCCATCCCCGCCAACCCCGCCAAGGACGAGCCGGACCACCAGCACTTCGACTTCCGCTTCCTCTTCCGCACGACGGCCGAGGTGGGCGGTCTCCAGGCCGAAGAGGTCCTCGACTACTCCTGGCAGTTCACCGACACCCTCACCGCCGAGCCCCTGCGCAGCCGGCTCCTCGCCGTTCCCGTGCACTGAGCCGCCTCATCCGACCCCGGTCGCCGCGTTCCCCCGTCGCGGCGACCGGGGCCTTTTCGTGTCCCCGGACCACCCCGGCCACGTCCCGGGCCCCGTCCCAGGTCTGCCCGGCGCCGCCCGAGGGCCCCGTGCACCCGAGCGTCGTTATCTTCGAGCGGGGGCGGAGGCGTGTGGGTGTTCGGGGTGGCTCGGGGGTGGCGGGGAGGGCTGGTCGGCGCGGGGGTTGGGGTCGGTGGGGGCGGGGTGGGCGCGACGCGCCCGAGCGGGCCGAACGGTGACCGGTACAGGCAAGAGTTACCGAGATGTCCGGATTCCGTAACGCGAGGCGATCATGCGTCGCAACGGGTGGCGAAGCGGTCACAGTGAGGTTGCCCGGCGGGTCGCCGGGTATCCGCACCACTCGTCCCGGTCCCGTACCGAACCCGCACGAAGGGGGACACATGTCCCGTATCGCCACCCGTATGACCGCCGCCGCGATCGGTGCCGGCGCGCTGCTGGCCGCCGCGGCGCTGCCGGCCGTCGCCGCCGACGGCCGGCAGCACCTGCCGGCCCACCACCCGCAGCGCTCCGCGGTGGTCCTGGGAGCGGTCCACCACGACAGCGCAGGGCGCGACACCCACTCGGCCAGGGCGCTGGACACGGAGTGGGTCACGGTCGACAACACCGGCCGCAACGCGGTCAACCTGAACGGATGGACGCTGTCCGCGAGCGACCACCACGTCTACCGGTTCAGCCACCTCACCCTGGCCGGCCACAAGTCCGTACGGGTGCACACCGGCGCGGGCCGGAACACCACACGCGACGTGTACCAGAACAGCCGCACCCTGGTGTGGGCCCACGCCACCGAGACCGCGACCCTGCGCGACAGCCGCGGGCACCTGGTCGCCAGCAAGTCGTGGGGCAAGCGCGACGAGCACCGCGGCGGGCGGGCCGGAGACCACCGCGCGGGTGACAACCGCAACGGCGACCACCGCGCAGGTGACCACCGCACCGGCGACCACCGCACCGGAGACCGCCACACCGGCGATCACCGCAACGACCACCGCTGAGCCGCAGGCCGCCACTGAGCCGTAGTACGCCGTGCCCGCCCCGTCGCCCGCACCAGGGCGGCGGGGCGGTCGTACGCCCAGGCTCCAGGGAGCCGGTGCTCGTTCACACCGCCAGCGGCCGGCGGCTGCGCTCCTCCTCCGCGAGGACCAACGCGTGCAGCCGGTCCAGCCGTTCGCGGGTGGTCGCGTCGGTCGGGACGTACGTGGTCAGCCGCGGCCCCTGCTGCGGGCCGAGCCACAGGTGGGTGAAGTCGAAGGCGAGCAGGCCGACATCGCGGTTGAGGTAGCGCTTGACGTGGCTGTCGGGCTGGACCAGCACCTCGTGCCGCTCCCACAGCGCGCAGAACTCCGGCGACCCCTGCTGGAGCCGTTTGAGCAGGGCCTTCCAGGCCGGTTCTGCGAGGTGCTGGGCCATGGACGCGCGGAACTTCGCGGCCATCAGCCGGATGTTCTCCGCGCGGTCCAGCATCCCTTCGCGCCACACCGGGTCGGTGAAGGCCAGCCACATGAGGTTGCGGTCCTCGGGCGGCATCCGGTCGAGGTCGCCGACCAGCCGCCCGTAGGTGCGGTTGTGGGCGATGATGTCGTAGCGGCTGTTGAAGACCGCGGCGGGCAGCGGTTCGAGCTGGACGAGCATGGCGCGCACGGTGGCGGACATGCCCGGGCAGTCCAGGTCCGGATGCGGGTCGGCGGCCCCGGCGAGCGTGAACAGGTGGCTCCGCTCCATCCGGTCCAGCATCAGCGCGCGGGCGATCGCGTCGGCGACCTGCCCGGACACCTGGATGTCCCGGGCCTGCTCCAGCCACGTGTACCAGGTCACCCCGACCGCGGCGAGCTGCGCGACCTCCTCGCGGCGCAGCCCGGGCGTGCGCCGGCGGCGGCCCGGCGGCAGGCCGACCTGCTCCGGCGAGATCCGCTCCCGGCGGCTGCGCAGGAACGACGCGAGTTCGTGCCGGCGGCTCTCGGCGGCCACCCCGGCGTCCACCGCCTCGACGCGGTCCACGGCTTTACGGTCGGAAACCGTACGGGCGGCGCCTGGCGCGGTCGGTGTCATGCTCCCAGCGTGCCGCACTCCGCAGACCGTTGCCAGGTGGCGCTCATACCTGGATAAACGCTCTCTGGTACCCCCCTGAGCAGAGGTCCATCGTTGGCCGGGTGACCGATCGCATGGAACACACCCTGACATCCCGGGCCCAGGTGCTACCCCGGGTCACCCACCTCGGCACCGGCCGGCACACCGGCAACAGCACCGGCACCGGCACCGGCACCGGCACCACCCCCGCCCCCTCCCCCGGCCTGAGCGCCCTCGGACTGCTGACCGTCCTGCTGGGCGCCGCCCTCCCGATGGTCGACTTCTTCATCGTCAACGTCGCCCTGCCCACCATCGACCGCGACCTGAACGCCGGCTCCGCGGTGCTGGAGATGGTGATCGCCGGCTACGGCGTCGCGTACGCCGTGCTGCTCGTGCTCGGCGGCCGGCTCGGCGACATGTTCGGCCGCCGCAACCTCTTCTTGTGGGGCTTGGCGCTGTTCGCGCTGACCTCGCTGGCCTGCGGTCTCGCGCCCAACGCGTGGAGCCTGGTCGGCGCGCGGGTCGCGCAGGGCGCCGCGTCGGCGCTGCTGCTGCCGCAGGCGCTGGCCACCGTCCAGTCCGCGACCTCCGGCAGCAGCCGCGCCAAGGCGCTGAGTTACTACGGCGCGACCGCGGGCATAGCCAGCGTGGTCGGGCAGGTGCTCGGCGGTGTGCTGGTCTCCGCGGACATCGCGGGCAGCGGCTGGCGGGCGATCTTCCTGGTGAACGTGCCGGTCGCCGCGGTCGCGTTCGTCCTGGCGCTGCGCACGGTGCCGGAGACCAGGTCGCCGCATCCGGCGCGGATCGACCGGGCCGGCACCGGGCTGCTCGCGGTGACGCTGGTCGCGCTGCTGCTGCCGCTCACCGAAGGCCGCGCGGCGGGCTGGCCGGTGTGGGCGTGGGCGCTGCTGGCGCTGTCACCGTTCACCGCGGCCGCGTTCGTGGCGGTGGAGATGCGCGGCGAGCGCACCGGCGGCAACCCGCTGCTGCCGCCGTCGCTGGTCCGTATCCACAGCGTGCGCAGCGGGCTGATGCTGATCGTGCCGTTCTGCCTGGGCTTCGGCGGCTTCATGTTCGTGGTGGCGGTGGCGATGCAGGACGGGCTGAGGTTCAGCGCGCTGCTGGCGGGCGCGGCGCTGGCCCCGCTGTGCGCGGCGTTCTTCGCCGCCTCGCTGCTCGGGCCGCGGATGGTCGCGCGGTGGGGACGGCTCACGGTGACCGCCGGGTCGCTGATCCAGGCCGCGGGCCTGCTGATCCTGGCCGCCACCTTCCTCTGGGGCTGGCCGCACCTGGGGGTGTGGGCGCTGGCACCGGGCATGGCGGTGACCGGGTTCGGGCAGGGCCTGGTGCTGCCGGTGGTGTTCCGGATCGTGCTGAGCGAGGTGCCCGCGGCGCAGGCCGGGGTCGGCAGCGGTGCGATGGCCACCACCCAGCAGTCGGCGCTGGCGCTGGGCGTCGCGACGCTCGGCACCCTGTTCCTGAGCCTGTCGACGTCGATCGGCGTGCGGGACGCGCTGGTGTGGACGCTGCTCGCGCAGCTCGTGGCGGTGGCGGCGACGGTCGCGCTGAGCCTGCG comes from Streptomyces sp. NBC_00448 and encodes:
- a CDS encoding helix-turn-helix transcriptional regulator; the protein is MTPTAPGAARTVSDRKAVDRVEAVDAGVAAESRRHELASFLRSRRERISPEQVGLPPGRRRRTPGLRREEVAQLAAVGVTWYTWLEQARDIQVSGQVADAIARALMLDRMERSHLFTLAGAADPHPDLDCPGMSATVRAMLVQLEPLPAAVFNSRYDIIAHNRTYGRLVGDLDRMPPEDRNLMWLAFTDPVWREGMLDRAENIRLMAAKFRASMAQHLAEPAWKALLKRLQQGSPEFCALWERHEVLVQPDSHVKRYLNRDVGLLAFDFTHLWLGPQQGPRLTTYVPTDATTRERLDRLHALVLAEEERSRRPLAV
- a CDS encoding NUDIX hydrolase → MPITAQHVRDTLTTYLDQHPQDKDSLTALVTALGDSAETIASRKEFRGHVTAGALLLRPDGRVLLVEHKALGKWLFPGGHLEETDETLMDAALRELAEETGIDPGLVTPDSPIPLHIDAHPIPANPAKDEPDHQHFDFRFLFRTTAEVGGLQAEEVLDYSWQFTDTLTAEPLRSRLLAVPVH
- a CDS encoding lamin tail domain-containing protein, whose amino-acid sequence is MSRIATRMTAAAIGAGALLAAAALPAVAADGRQHLPAHHPQRSAVVLGAVHHDSAGRDTHSARALDTEWVTVDNTGRNAVNLNGWTLSASDHHVYRFSHLTLAGHKSVRVHTGAGRNTTRDVYQNSRTLVWAHATETATLRDSRGHLVASKSWGKRDEHRGGRAGDHRAGDNRNGDHRAGDHRTGDHRTGDRHTGDHRNDHR
- a CDS encoding MFS transporter produces the protein MTDRMEHTLTSRAQVLPRVTHLGTGRHTGNSTGTGTGTGTTPAPSPGLSALGLLTVLLGAALPMVDFFIVNVALPTIDRDLNAGSAVLEMVIAGYGVAYAVLLVLGGRLGDMFGRRNLFLWGLALFALTSLACGLAPNAWSLVGARVAQGAASALLLPQALATVQSATSGSSRAKALSYYGATAGIASVVGQVLGGVLVSADIAGSGWRAIFLVNVPVAAVAFVLALRTVPETRSPHPARIDRAGTGLLAVTLVALLLPLTEGRAAGWPVWAWALLALSPFTAAAFVAVEMRGERTGGNPLLPPSLVRIHSVRSGLMLIVPFCLGFGGFMFVVAVAMQDGLRFSALLAGAALAPLCAAFFAASLLGPRMVARWGRLTVTAGSLIQAAGLLILAATFLWGWPHLGVWALAPGMAVTGFGQGLVLPVVFRIVLSEVPAAQAGVGSGAMATTQQSALALGVATLGTLFLSLSTSIGVRDALVWTLLAQLVAVAATVALSLRLPRRVV